From Mytilus edulis chromosome 8, xbMytEdul2.2, whole genome shotgun sequence, one genomic window encodes:
- the LOC139484341 gene encoding tripartite motif-containing protein 46-like has product MAQAAASTCEICTGGPGEHYCQQCDQLFCGNCKLSPLRAKSCKNHTFVSGRDINQEEKLLCADHKESFLFYCQDCDTPVCRICSVEKHSRHLMTDLTKSTKKLRSELAKVIELKETTSRQNVNKIERYTKAYREEVKAVIKTITEEGNYWKTLIDKKVEGFVKLVQDKEQKTLHKMSALIKAHRKDFENCQQWQKNIKEMESIADVLLLKNLKKLKVDVDNIELQQVPERSSVSYRNKKPLG; this is encoded by the coding sequence atggCACAAGCCGCTGCATCGACTTGTGAAATATGTACTGGCGGACCAGGTGAACACTACTGTCAGCAGTGTGATCAGCTATTTTGCGGAAACTGTAAATTATCTCCTTTACGCGCAAAGTCTTGTAAAAACCACACTTTTGTAAGCGGACGAGATATCAACCAGGAAGAAAAACTTCTTTGTGCGGACCACAAGGAAAGTTTCTTATTCTACTGTCAGGATTGTGATACTCCTGTCTGTAGAATTTGCTCCGTCGAGAAACACAGTCGCCATTTGATGACAGACCTGACTAAATCAACTAAAAAACTTAGATCTGAACTTGCCAAGGTTATTGAATTAAAGGAAACAACATCGAGGCAAAACGTAAACAAAATTGAAAGGTACACAAAAGCTTACCGTGAGGAAGTCAAAGCAGTCATCAAGACCATAACTGAAGAGGGCAACTACTGGAAGACACTTATTGATAAAAAAGTCGAAGGTTTTGTTAAGCTTGTGCAGGATAAGGAACAGAAAACATTACATAAAATGTCTGCACTAATCAAAGCTCATCGTAAAGATTTCGAAAACTGTCAACAATGGCAAAAAAACATCAAAGAAATGGAATCGATAGCAGATGTACTTTTGTTAAAAAATCTTAAGAAACTTAAAGTTGATGTGGACAACATTGAATTACAGCAAGTTCCTGAAAGGTCATCTGTGTCATACAGAAATAAAAAGCCTTTAGGTTAG